GCGTGTTACTTACGCCTATAAAAATAAATACCTGGCCGAAGGGAACCTGGGCTACAATGGCTCAGATGCGTTTAATAAAGCCCGACGTTACGCCCTGTTCCCGGCGGGAGCATTGGGATGGGTGCTTTCGGAAGAGCATTTCCTGAAAAGAAACCTTAAATTCATCAGTTTTATGAAGTTGAGGGCTTCCTATGGAGAGGTTGGCAACGACCGGCTGAATGGCGGTCTGCAGTACTTTTACCAATATAATTTTACGGCCCCTTTGCCAATTCCCGGCTCAGACAATACGGTGAATGGATACTATAACCTGGGAATGGGTGCGGGCTCGCAACAGATTGGTTTGGTGGAAGGCACGTTGGGAAACGACCAGGTAACCTGGGAAACGGCGCGGAAAACCAATCTGGGGCTGGATCTGAAATTATTTAACAGCCGTTTGAGTTTTACGGGCGATGTATTTTATGAAAAGCGGAACGATATCCTTACCCAGCGGGCGGATTTTCCAATGTATACCGGGCTGACTACTTCCCGGCTCCCTGCGCTGAATATTGGCAAGGTAGACAATAAAGGGATAGAGTTTTCATTAGGCTACGCTGACCAGGTAGGGGGGCTTGTCTACAACATCGGGGGAAATTATACTTTTGTGCGCAATAAGATTGTTTACCGGGGTGAGGCAAGCCAGAAATATGCATGGCAGTATGCTACCGGCCACCCGATTGGTACGGAAAGTTTGTACACCTGGACGGGCAGGTTTTACAGTGAAGAAGATCTGCTGAACCCCGATGTGCCCAAACCGGTAGGGGTAACCAGGGCGGGGGAGCTGATGTTTGCCGACCTGAACGGAGATAAGCTGATCAATAGCGACGACATGGCATACCAGGGTTATACCGAGACACCCGAAATAACTTATGGAATGAATATGGGGCTGGACTATAAGGGCCTGTACCTGTCTGCCAGCTGGTATGGCGCATCGAATGTAGCCTACAGGCCTTCGGGAGCCATACGGTACGAATTTGCAAACAATGTACAGCCTTACCAGATGGCCGAACGCTGGGTTTACGATCCGGAGCGCGGCCTGGATACGCGGGCGAGTGCAAAATACCCCTTGCTGATGGTGGGTGCTGCACCTCAAACGCGCCAGGCTTCTACTTTTCATAAGCTGAACGCAGCTTACCTGAGGTTAAGGGCAATAGAGCTGGGCTATAATTTTCCGAAGCCCCTGCTACAAAAGCTCAGGGTAACGGCATTGCGTGTATTTTTAAGCGGCTCCAACCTGCTTACTTTTTCGGGCATGAAAAAATACCACATAGATCCGGAGTATATCGGTTCCAATAATCCGGATGCGCCGGGTACCAATGGGGCATTAACAGGGGTATACTCTCCGCAAAATAAATTCTATGCGCTGGGGCTGAATATTGTCTTCTGATCTTTTATAGATTTATAGCTTCGGTGACGTAAACAATTGTTGTATATTAAATATTTCTGTAGTATATTCGTAACAACAGAACCTCATGCTGGCCTACAAATCATATACTGATCGGGAACTGCTGGATTGCTTAAAATCAGGAGACCGTGCCGCTTTCGCTGAAATCTACGAACGGTATTGGAAGACTATGTATTTTCATGCATTAAAAATGCTGGGGGATGAGGACGATGCCAAAGACCTGGTGCAGGAACTTTTTGCTTCGGTATGGGCCAGGGCAGCCAGTATTCCTTTTAACAACAACCTTTCCGGTTACCTGTACATCACCGCCAGGAACAAGATCATTAACCTGATACAGCAAAGGAAAGTGCGCCGGGATTATTTAAGCGGATTAGCCGCCTTTGCCGAGGAGGCCAGTAACGGCACCATAGAGCGGATAGATGAAAAAGAGCTGCTGCTGATCGTTGAAAAAGAAATTCAGGCCCTTCCCTATAAAATGCGCCAGGTGTTTGAACTGAGCCGCAAACAATACCTTTCCCATAAGGAAATTGCAGACGAACTGGATATTTCCGATAAAACGGTAAAGAAGCAGATTGGTTATGCCATAAGGATGATCAAGCTGAAACTGGATGTGCTGACCAGGGTTGTGCTCCTCTTTATTTTCTTTCAATAATAAAATTCTGAAGTGCCGGTCTACTACCAGGCGCAAGGCTAACTGTTTTATTATTAATAAGTCAGTAAAACCTGCGGGTTAGCGCTGATCTGGATTTTGGTTTGCCGGACAGCATGCGGTGTGGCTAAAATTCAGGTACAATGCGGCCGCAGGTCTTACTGCCAAACAAACTAAACAGAAATAACCACCACGATGAAAAAGCAAAACCTAACCCCCTGTACTTTGATGTACACAATGATTTTTTTAGTTTTTTCGCTCTTATCTCTATCCTGTACAAAAAGTAAGGCGCCTGTTGCCGATGATCCTGAAAGTGTGCAGCGGAAGCAAAGCAGTACCGAAGCCTTAGTGGCTGCAGCCCAGGACCTGCCCGGTGGTAAAGCCCGTTTTTCAGCGGTAGTGGGCAATATGGACCTTTCCGGAGAAACCGTTGTGAGAATTTGCAACTGGACATTTAATCCTGGTGCCGGAACTGTGGCTGCCACTTATTGGGATTGGAATACGGCAGATGAAAAGGGCAAAACATTGTTTAATGCACATACCTGCACTTTTGAGGGCATCAGCAAGACCGCCAATCCCTATACGCCTGCAGGCTGGATGCTACCCGCGGGCCAGTATTTTGGCCGGACAGGTGTATATACTTACAATGCCACTACAGGTATACTTTCCATTGCCTGGGATGCACCCTGGGCAGGGGTAACCGAAAGCTGGAATGTAAGCAATCCTGATGCCTTTAGTGCAAAAGTATCGCTCAGAAGTTCCAATTACGGCCTTACCCATGGCAGGGGCTACGGCAGCAATGCCTCATGGAGTACCTTTAAAACAATTGCACAAGTGCCCCGTGTGCTTTATCGTGGTTTTAGGATCGCTGTTTGGTCTAAAAATGGGACCACTATCTATATAGACACGATAGGGGCCGGTGCATGGAAGGCTGATAAATTAAATCTGTCTCCTTTTACCGCGTCTGCCAATGGCAATACCCTGCATGCGCTGTTGCCCAGCTCTGATGATGTATGCAATGATGGCTGTACAACCAGCAGGAACGGCATCATATATCATCTTGCCAGTAACAACAACGGCCGAAGTATGGTTTACAACCATTTTTGTGCCTGCCTGCCTACTAACGATGAGTTTCCTACCTACAACCGTAATTTACATCCTTATGCTTTTCAGCAGATTATTGATGATAACGGCAATATGAGGGGTTTTGTAGGAATTGAACAGCAGGATGAGCCCGGGTCGGCTGGTTATCAATACCAGCTTAAGGAATATTTTCAATAACAACAAAGGCATCTTAACCAGCTTTTTAACCTAAACATAAATAACCACCACGATGAAAAAGCAAAACATTAACCTCCGCGCCTGGGCGTATATGACGATTTTATTCGTTGCCCAGTTTTCGTTTCCATCCTGCAGCAAAGACCAGGCTGCAGAAGATACCCTTGAAAGTAAGGATAGCAGCCGGCATCTGGCTTCGGTAGGTACAGTTGCTGCTGCCCAGCCCCTGCCACAGGGCAAAAAGAATTTTTCGGTAACCCTGGGCAATATGGATACTACGCCCTGGGTAAGACTGGGTAACTGGACATTTAATGAAACCAATGGCACTGTGGCCGCAACCTTTTGGTCCTGGTCTTATAATGATAAGCACGATGTTCAGGTGCTGGGCACACATACCTGCACTTTTGATGGGGTAACCAAAACAGTAAACAATTATACGCCTTATGGATGGATGGTTCCGGCCGGAATTTACGCCAACTGGGCCGGTGATTATACCTATGATACCGCAACGGGAAGGCTGGTGATCAGCTGGACATCCGGTGCGGGGGCAGGCCATTCGGAAAGCTGGGATGTAAGTCTTCCTGAGCCCGGACTGGCCAGGGTTAAGTTTGTGCCGACCTCTTCCAGCTATAATGTAACCCATGGTCGAGGCTACGGGAGCAATGCGGCATGGAGTACCTTTAAGACCATAAGTGATGTGCCCACACTGGCTGTTACCAGTACAACCGGTAGGAGGGTAATGGTTTCCTACAATGACGGGCCTCCGGCAGTTACTACCATTACGCCTGCAACCGCAAATGCATGGAGTGGTGCGGCCTGGGGGCTGACAGATTTTACGACGCCCTCCAATCCAAATCCGAAAAATACAAAGCATGCCTGGAAGCCAAGTACGGCCTGTACCGGGGCCTGTGCCACAGCACGGGAAGGTATCATTTACCATATGTCGAGCAATAACAATGGCCGGCAGATGGCCTGGATAAATTTCTGCGCTTGTTTGTCGCAGAATGGAACAACTGCAAACCATTGGCCTGGATATAACGGCAATATGCATCCCTCGGCCTTGATGCAGATCATTGATGACAATGGTGACATGCGTGGCGTGGTGGGCATGGAGTCGCAAAATCCACCTGCTACAGGACCGCAAAGCGGCGGCTATCCAAGGTTTCAAATACAATTGTTTGACTTTACAACTATTCCGGGATCTTAATCAAACGTCATTTATATGATAAAAAAAAATACACAACTCAGCATTGCAGCTGCAGGTCTCCTGCTGTTCTCCTGTTATCAGGCCCAGGCGCAGGAAAAGAAGGCCGATAGCCTGGACAAGCCCGTGCCATTATTGTACGGCAGTCAGCACAAGAAATACATTACGGGCGCAGTTTCCGAATTAAAAGGTGCCGATGTAAGCAACGTGCCAGGTACCAACAGGTTAAATTCATTTTCCGGACGCACAACTGGTTTTTTTGTAAGCCAGCTTGATGGCTTGCCGGGCACCGAAGAAAATGCCTACCAGATCAGGGGCT
This Pedobacter africanus DNA region includes the following protein-coding sequences:
- a CDS encoding RNA polymerase sigma factor; this translates as MLAYKSYTDRELLDCLKSGDRAAFAEIYERYWKTMYFHALKMLGDEDDAKDLVQELFASVWARAASIPFNNNLSGYLYITARNKIINLIQQRKVRRDYLSGLAAFAEEASNGTIERIDEKELLLIVEKEIQALPYKMRQVFELSRKQYLSHKEIADELDISDKTVKKQIGYAIRMIKLKLDVLTRVVLLFIFFQ